A window of the Helianthus annuus cultivar XRQ/B chromosome 4, HanXRQr2.0-SUNRISE, whole genome shotgun sequence genome harbors these coding sequences:
- the LOC110933732 gene encoding cell surface glycoprotein 1-like: MAIVSDDEIPSEREVYTSDTTSTDDDDFQPFALPDVRVEPADGLPAGDLPLTVIPAPIPLAAYPVVDMPLDVVSDDDIDLFEEDSPEADYEGGAPIAADVILPIDDAPMEELPVGSPVPNSLESVASASLHDHGVQPHSSDPDMAMSAAPGPSHEFEFDHEPLEAPVAPIDPLFDIPADFDMDLVDLEPVVALEHVAAPDPALEHDPVHDDAPAIAPFFDDVPVADVPVDAPLLIEDSVVAPFPDPVPVMFDRAPFATHVDPRYADTRNGWIDDDYPPFVFPVTPLVAPVSAPTDVPLFPTLTTDVHRTDLPITFLQDIPPPRPGEGSSRQPPIPVPPMLSSSLPFTSQFPSVAPPTAPSFMPSSEPFLWTTPPIMPLSDPYHSYHVGYSTKDILTSLMMQQDALTRRIQDLERAPRPSSD, encoded by the exons ATGGCGATCGTATCAGATGACGAGATTCCGTCGGAGCGAGAGGTCTACACATCGGACACCACCAGCACTGACGacgatgacttccagccgttcgcgctACCTGATGTCAGAgttgagcctgctgatggccttcCTGCCGGGGATTTACCACtcacggtgatccctgctcctataccGCTTGCTGCTTACCCAGTAGTAGATATGCCCCTCGATGTCGTTTCTGACGATGacatcgatctgtttgaggaggaTTCGCCTGAGGCTGactatgagggcggggcccctatTGCTGCTGATGTTATTCTTCCCATCGATGATGCCCCTATGGAGGAGCTTCCTGTTGGTTCACCTGTCCCGAACTCATTGGAGTCTGTGGCGTCTGCATCTTTACACGACCATGGAGTGCAGCCTCACTCTTCTGACCCTGACATGGCGATGTCAGCTGCACCCGGTCCATCGCATGAGTTCGAGTTCGACCATGAG CCCCTAGAGGCACCCGTAGCTCCTATCGATCCTTTGTTTGACATCCCTGCTGATTTCGATATGGATCTTGTTGACCTGGAGCCTGTTGTGGCCCTAGAGCATGTAGCTGCTCCTGATcctgcattagagcatgaccctgttcatgatgATGCACCAGCCATTGCACCCTTTTTTGATGATGTACCCGTTGCTGACGTTCCTGTTGATGCTCCACTCTTGATAGAGGATTCTGTTGTTGCACCATTTCCTGATCCTGTGCCGGTGATGtttgaccgtgcaccttttgctactCATGTAGATCCACGTTACGCCgacacccgtaacgggtggatCGATGACGATTATCCACCATTTGTATTCCCTGTTACACCCCTAGTAGCACCCGTGTCTGCACCCACTGATGTTCCTTTGTTTCCCACACTCACCACGGATGTTCACCGCACTGATCTACCTATCACGTTCCTTCAGGACATACCGCCGCCccgtcctggagaggggtcatctaGGCAGCCGCCTATTCCTGTTCCACCCATGCTATCATCATCTTTACCATTCACATCTCAGTTTCCTTCtgttgcaccacctactgcaccatcGTTCATGCCATCGAGCGAGCCATTcttatggactacgccccctatcatgccacTATCTGACCCGTACCACTCGTACCATGTTGGGTACTCTACGAAGGACATCCTTACATCCTTGATGATGCAGCAGGATGCGTTGACACGCCGTATTCAGGatttggagagagctccacgtccATCCT CTGATTAG